The proteins below come from a single Hyphomicrobium denitrificans ATCC 51888 genomic window:
- a CDS encoding methanol/ethanol family PQQ-dependent dehydrogenase: MRKSAFTLGLLATAAFSGPSWANESVIKLTSDPNNWAIQSGDYAGTRYSTLDQITTENVGQLKVAWTFSTGVLRGHEGGPLVIGDTMWLHSAFPNIVFALNLADEQKIIWKYEPKQDPAVIPVMCCDTVNRGLAYADGKIFLHQADTSLVALDAKTGKELWKVVNGDPKRGETGTQAPMVIKDKIVVGISGAEFGVRCSMTAYDINSGKRVWRAYSMGPDSDVLVDPEKTMMLGKPVGKDSSLKTWNGDQWKIGGGSTWGYMAFDPDLNLMYYGTGNPSTWNAGQRAGPDGKPIDQLYSMTMFARDADTGIAKWAYQMTPFDEWDYDGVNEPILAELDFGGTKRKAVTHFDRNGFGYTWDRATGELLVAEKFDPVVNWATGVDMDKSSKNYGRPIRVAKYSTFADGKGTDVNHKGICPAALGSKDQQPASYSKLTGLFYVPTNHVCMDYEPFKVSYTAGQPYVGATLSMYPAPDSHGGMGNFIAWDGVKGKIVWSKPEQFSVWSGALTTAGGIAFYGTLEGYFKAVDQKDGKELFKFKTPSGIIGNAMTYTHGGKQYVAVFSGVGGWAGIGLAAGLTNPNDGLGAVGGYAGLKQYTNLGGSLTVFSLP, from the coding sequence ATGCGCAAAAGTGCATTTACACTCGGATTATTGGCGACGGCTGCGTTTTCAGGGCCGAGTTGGGCCAACGAATCCGTGATCAAGTTGACCAGCGATCCGAATAACTGGGCAATCCAGTCCGGCGACTATGCCGGCACCCGTTATTCGACGCTCGACCAGATCACGACCGAAAACGTCGGCCAGCTCAAAGTGGCTTGGACGTTCTCGACCGGCGTCCTGCGCGGCCATGAAGGCGGCCCGCTGGTCATCGGCGACACCATGTGGCTTCACTCGGCGTTCCCGAACATCGTGTTCGCTCTAAACCTCGCCGACGAACAGAAGATCATCTGGAAGTACGAGCCGAAGCAGGATCCGGCCGTCATTCCGGTGATGTGCTGCGATACGGTCAACCGCGGCCTCGCTTATGCCGACGGCAAGATCTTCCTGCACCAGGCTGACACTTCGCTCGTAGCTCTCGATGCGAAGACCGGCAAGGAACTCTGGAAGGTCGTCAACGGCGACCCGAAGAGAGGCGAGACCGGCACGCAAGCTCCGATGGTCATCAAAGACAAGATTGTCGTCGGCATCTCCGGCGCCGAGTTCGGCGTCCGCTGTTCGATGACCGCATACGACATCAACAGTGGCAAGCGCGTATGGCGTGCTTATTCCATGGGGCCCGACTCCGATGTGCTGGTCGACCCCGAGAAGACCATGATGCTCGGCAAGCCGGTCGGCAAGGACTCGTCCTTGAAGACCTGGAATGGCGATCAGTGGAAGATCGGCGGCGGTTCGACGTGGGGCTACATGGCCTTCGATCCTGACTTGAACCTCATGTACTACGGCACCGGCAATCCCTCGACCTGGAACGCTGGCCAGCGCGCGGGACCGGATGGCAAGCCGATCGATCAGCTTTACTCGATGACGATGTTTGCTCGCGATGCCGATACCGGTATCGCCAAGTGGGCATACCAGATGACGCCGTTCGACGAGTGGGACTATGACGGCGTCAACGAGCCGATCCTTGCCGAACTCGACTTCGGCGGCACGAAGCGCAAAGCGGTCACGCACTTCGACCGTAACGGCTTCGGCTACACCTGGGATCGCGCTACGGGCGAGCTTCTCGTCGCTGAAAAATTCGATCCGGTCGTGAACTGGGCCACCGGCGTCGACATGGACAAGTCCAGCAAGAACTATGGACGTCCGATCCGCGTCGCCAAGTACTCAACGTTCGCGGATGGCAAGGGAACCGACGTCAACCACAAGGGCATCTGCCCCGCGGCTCTCGGCTCCAAGGACCAGCAGCCGGCTTCCTACTCGAAGCTGACCGGCTTGTTCTACGTGCCGACGAACCACGTGTGCATGGACTACGAACCCTTCAAAGTTTCGTACACCGCTGGTCAGCCCTACGTGGGCGCGACCTTGTCGATGTATCCGGCGCCCGACAGCCACGGCGGCATGGGTAACTTCATTGCCTGGGATGGCGTGAAGGGCAAGATCGTCTGGTCGAAGCCTGAGCAGTTCTCGGTCTGGTCAGGCGCGTTGACGACAGCTGGCGGCATTGCCTTCTACGGCACGCTCGAGGGCTACTTCAAAGCCGTCGATCAGAAGGATGGCAAGGAGCTGTTCAAGTTCAAGACGCCGTCGGGCATCATCGGCAATGCGATGACGTACACGCACGGCGGCAAACAGTACGTCGCCGTGTTCTCGGGCGTTGGTGGCTGGGCCGGTATCGGTCTCGCGGCTGGCTTGACGAATCCGAACGACGGCCTCGGCGCTGTCGGCGGCTACGCTGGCCTCAAGCAGTACACCAACCTGGGTGGCTCGCTCACCGTCTTCTCGTTGCCATAG
- a CDS encoding response regulator has translation MKLLVVEDHPIVISGCRALFTEDAGVTMIEARTAAAARLALKNDAPDVSVIDINLPDGSGLELTREFIAHDPEAKIVVFSMSDTPMLAIQAVECGAKSYVSKNGSPSDLKDAVFAVARGEIWISDDLIQEMALLRAKAFGATTFLSEREHQVLRMLARGRSMAEIANDISVSYKTVAADCAMLRTKLGARTSSELIRIAVELKLV, from the coding sequence GTGAAGCTACTCGTCGTCGAGGACCATCCGATCGTCATCTCAGGATGCAGGGCTCTATTCACCGAGGATGCTGGCGTCACGATGATCGAGGCGCGTACGGCTGCGGCGGCGCGTTTAGCGTTGAAGAATGACGCGCCGGATGTTTCCGTTATCGATATCAATTTGCCCGATGGGTCTGGCCTCGAGCTCACGCGCGAGTTCATTGCTCATGATCCAGAAGCCAAGATTGTCGTCTTCTCTATGAGCGACACGCCGATGCTCGCTATTCAGGCGGTTGAGTGCGGCGCCAAGAGCTATGTCAGCAAAAACGGAAGCCCCAGCGATCTGAAGGACGCTGTTTTCGCCGTGGCGCGCGGGGAGATCTGGATCTCGGATGATCTCATCCAGGAGATGGCGCTGCTGCGCGCGAAAGCTTTTGGAGCGACGACGTTCCTGAGCGAGCGCGAGCATCAGGTGCTGAGAATGTTGGCGCGCGGCCGCAGCATGGCGGAAATCGCCAACGATATCTCTGTATCGTACAAAACCGTTGCGGCAGACTGCGCCATGCTGAGAACGAAGCTCGGCGCGCGAACCTCGTCCGAATTGATCCGCATTGCCGTCGAGTTGAAACTCGTTTGA
- a CDS encoding calcium-binding protein translates to MKLKLLGLAALLLVPGLAASAHLDKAMAASASLTALDPDNDGTVDLQEAKAAAAKLFTKLDPDNDGTLDAKELSGRVDEAELKAADPDNDGTLDQKEYEAIVEARFKAANPDDDGTLDEKELSTDAGKAFLLLVE, encoded by the coding sequence ATGAAGCTCAAATTGTTAGGCTTGGCCGCTTTGCTGCTGGTTCCGGGATTGGCCGCATCGGCTCATCTCGATAAGGCGATGGCGGCATCGGCATCGTTGACGGCGCTTGATCCGGACAATGACGGCACCGTGGATCTTCAGGAAGCCAAAGCAGCCGCCGCCAAGCTGTTCACGAAGCTTGATCCCGATAACGACGGCACGCTCGACGCAAAAGAGCTGTCGGGCCGTGTGGACGAAGCGGAGCTGAAGGCGGCTGATCCGGATAACGACGGCACGCTGGATCAGAAAGAATACGAAGCCATTGTCGAAGCGCGCTTCAAGGCGGCTAATCCGGACGACGACGGCACGCTCGATGAAAAAGAGCTTTCGACCGATGCCGGGAAAGCATTCCTGCTTCTCGTGGAATAA
- a CDS encoding TraB/GumN family protein yields the protein MTTNFGFSATSKDADETPCVPTSVLYEIDHRDRGKLEKILNDASRVANSEAVLWRIDKSGTPASFLFGTVHVIDKNLQSLSQATLAAIDSSKVVAVEAAETSRSSLTNAMAQAQPLMVSRDRELQRILADDEMAVVEKVLADAGYPPQLALGLKPWAVTMFLADSRCQRQLQDLGMKPIDTLVIERAQASGTRIVGLETTFEQYSSLASIPSDLQATWLKASIELHPRVDDVTQTMSELYRFRRMDAAWTLTRELAPNAGLDDATLASLREELVSKRNERMIERALPLLDQGSVFIAVGAMHHLGPHGLVALLRERGFAVTAIE from the coding sequence ATGACAACAAACTTCGGCTTCTCAGCGACATCGAAAGACGCCGACGAGACGCCATGCGTGCCGACGAGCGTGCTGTACGAGATCGACCATCGCGATAGAGGCAAGCTCGAAAAGATCCTCAATGACGCAAGTCGCGTTGCCAACAGCGAAGCCGTTCTTTGGCGGATCGACAAGAGCGGGACACCCGCATCGTTCTTGTTCGGAACGGTTCATGTCATCGATAAAAATCTGCAGAGTCTGTCACAAGCCACCCTTGCAGCGATCGACTCCTCGAAGGTCGTCGCCGTTGAAGCCGCTGAGACATCGCGATCCTCTCTGACCAACGCGATGGCGCAAGCGCAGCCGTTGATGGTTTCGCGCGATCGCGAGTTGCAGCGCATTCTCGCCGACGATGAAATGGCCGTCGTCGAAAAAGTTCTTGCCGATGCCGGTTATCCGCCGCAGCTGGCTTTGGGCTTGAAGCCTTGGGCCGTCACGATGTTCCTGGCCGACTCGCGGTGTCAGCGGCAGCTTCAGGACCTCGGCATGAAGCCGATCGATACGCTCGTCATCGAAAGAGCGCAGGCGTCGGGCACGCGCATCGTCGGCCTGGAGACGACGTTCGAGCAATATAGTTCGCTCGCATCGATCCCTTCCGATCTGCAGGCGACGTGGTTGAAGGCGAGCATCGAGCTTCATCCTCGCGTCGATGACGTGACGCAGACGATGTCTGAGTTGTATCGCTTCCGCCGCATGGACGCGGCCTGGACTCTCACGCGGGAACTGGCGCCGAATGCCGGTCTGGATGATGCGACGCTCGCATCATTGCGCGAGGAGCTTGTCAGCAAACGCAACGAGCGGATGATCGAGCGCGCCTTACCGCTGCTCGATCAAGGCAGCGTCTTCATCGCCGTTGGCGCGATGCATCACCTCGGCCCGCACGGACTCGTTGCATTGCTGCGTGAGCGCGGCTTCGCGGTGACGGCGATTGAATGA
- a CDS encoding YncE family protein, with amino-acid sequence MIARVVGLVLALTLAAASANTAEARQAVYVLCQDAGILAVIDTQVDEISARIELAGKPASFAIDAMSGDAFVTQPETGKIVVADLRTHNVVRTLDIGGQPFGVGIDRSGTLYVGDWSKDRVAVVDPRSGAISKSIPTGRSPAHLVISEDGSRLYVANREADSISVIDTRKQDVIKEIGVGHAPFALTLTPDQTKLIVANAQSATLSIIDTSSLSVVSSSETRKMPYGLAVTKNGSQLLVANQANGSVSVFDASTRQLRAEIKVGRYPEGLAAIQDGNKAYVANWFSATVSVIDLATNTEIKRIKTPDGPRVVLAASLR; translated from the coding sequence GTGATCGCCCGCGTCGTTGGCCTAGTGCTGGCGCTGACACTGGCTGCGGCTTCGGCAAATACTGCCGAAGCGCGGCAGGCAGTGTACGTCCTCTGCCAAGATGCGGGCATCCTTGCCGTCATCGACACTCAGGTCGATGAGATTTCCGCCCGCATCGAACTCGCGGGGAAACCCGCGTCATTCGCAATCGATGCAATGTCCGGCGACGCATTCGTCACCCAGCCCGAAACCGGTAAGATCGTCGTCGCCGATTTGAGGACGCACAACGTGGTTCGCACGTTGGATATCGGCGGCCAGCCCTTCGGCGTCGGCATCGATCGCAGCGGCACGCTCTACGTCGGAGACTGGAGCAAGGATCGAGTCGCCGTTGTTGATCCGCGGTCCGGGGCAATTTCGAAGTCCATTCCAACGGGTCGATCGCCGGCACATCTGGTGATTTCCGAGGACGGCTCACGCCTCTACGTTGCGAACCGCGAAGCCGATTCCATTTCCGTCATCGACACGCGCAAGCAGGACGTGATCAAGGAGATCGGCGTTGGCCATGCTCCGTTTGCGCTGACGCTGACGCCGGACCAGACAAAGTTGATCGTCGCCAACGCACAGTCGGCAACGCTTTCGATCATCGACACATCCTCGCTTTCCGTCGTCTCCTCATCCGAGACGCGCAAAATGCCTTATGGCCTCGCCGTCACCAAAAACGGTTCGCAGCTTCTCGTCGCGAACCAGGCAAACGGAAGCGTTTCGGTGTTCGACGCCAGCACGCGGCAACTACGCGCCGAAATCAAAGTCGGACGCTACCCCGAAGGACTGGCAGCCATCCAGGATGGGAATAAAGCCTATGTCGCAAACTGGTTTTCTGCGACCGTTTCGGTCATCGATCTCGCAACCAACACAGAGATCAAGCGCATCAAGACGCCCGACGGACCGCGCGTCGTGCTCGCCGCCTCGCTGCGCTAG
- a CDS encoding SRPBCC family protein: MNFVPPLVASLLILAASFSAASAHGPTPQKADEKITVAAPPAAVWDVIKEFAAIGDWHPGLAKVTAEGGNKEGATRTLTLKSGGDIVESLDSYNEKEMSIEYRLLKENVDAFPVSFYSDQISVRPADGGSEIEWTSRFYRADTTNEPPEDKNDEAATKATTDFFQAGLAAIKAKAEGKGK; this comes from the coding sequence ATGAATTTCGTTCCACCTCTCGTTGCTTCGCTTCTTATTCTTGCCGCAAGCTTCAGCGCCGCCAGCGCGCACGGACCAACGCCGCAGAAGGCCGATGAAAAGATCACCGTCGCGGCTCCGCCCGCAGCCGTCTGGGACGTGATCAAGGAATTCGCCGCAATCGGCGATTGGCACCCTGGTCTCGCGAAAGTGACGGCAGAAGGCGGCAACAAGGAAGGCGCGACGCGCACGCTGACGCTCAAGAGCGGTGGCGACATCGTCGAAAGTCTCGACTCCTACAACGAGAAGGAGATGTCGATCGAATATCGCCTTCTGAAGGAGAACGTCGACGCGTTTCCGGTGAGCTTCTATTCGGATCAGATCTCGGTTCGTCCTGCGGACGGCGGCAGCGAGATCGAATGGACGTCGCGTTTCTATCGCGCCGACACGACCAATGAACCGCCCGAGGACAAAAACGACGAAGCCGCAACCAAGGCGACAACCGACTTCTTCCAGGCGGGCCTCGCCGCGATCAAAGCGAAGGCGGAAGGCAAGGGCAAGTGA
- a CDS encoding vWA domain-containing protein gives MMAFGIPWDRRMFLLIAGLTLTLAALVGFHVVRNQNVVDAVAIVDITGSMNTRDMGSPPGSASRLQAARNALVDLVQSVPCQSRLGLGVFTERISFLLFNPVEICNNYDGLEDALSELDWRMAWQGDSYIAKGLYSAIDIAASLKADLIFLTDGQEAPPLPFTGTPPFEGKLGDVKGLIVGVGGTEKVPIPKFDDEGRQSGVYGPSDVPQDNRIGAAPPGAETREGYNPRNAPFGAPPESGEEHLSSVKTAHLTDLADKTGLTYVELQKSGGIANKLMASAKKRVVPTSMNMAYVPASLALLSLILLYALSLVGDPRLTNRARLARLLSSKSGA, from the coding sequence ATGATGGCATTCGGCATACCCTGGGATCGCCGCATGTTTCTGCTGATTGCAGGACTGACGTTGACGCTTGCGGCGCTCGTCGGATTTCACGTCGTCCGCAACCAGAACGTGGTCGATGCGGTCGCAATCGTCGACATCACAGGCAGCATGAACACGCGCGACATGGGGAGCCCGCCGGGCTCCGCTTCGCGACTGCAAGCGGCGCGTAACGCGCTGGTCGATCTGGTTCAAAGCGTGCCCTGTCAATCACGTTTGGGCCTCGGTGTTTTCACCGAGCGCATTTCGTTCCTGCTCTTCAATCCCGTCGAGATCTGCAACAACTATGACGGTCTGGAAGACGCACTGTCGGAACTCGACTGGCGCATGGCCTGGCAGGGCGACAGCTACATCGCGAAGGGGCTCTATTCCGCGATCGACATCGCCGCGAGCCTCAAAGCCGATCTCATTTTTCTAACGGATGGGCAGGAAGCGCCGCCACTTCCGTTCACGGGCACGCCGCCGTTCGAAGGCAAGCTCGGCGATGTCAAAGGATTGATCGTCGGCGTCGGTGGTACGGAGAAGGTCCCCATCCCGAAGTTCGACGATGAAGGCCGCCAGTCGGGCGTTTATGGACCGAGTGACGTTCCGCAAGACAACCGCATCGGCGCGGCACCGCCCGGAGCCGAAACGCGCGAAGGCTACAATCCCCGCAATGCTCCGTTCGGCGCGCCACCCGAATCCGGCGAGGAACATCTTTCGTCGGTAAAAACCGCGCACCTGACGGATCTCGCCGATAAAACAGGGCTGACATACGTCGAGCTTCAGAAATCCGGCGGCATCGCAAATAAACTGATGGCTTCGGCAAAAAAGCGCGTTGTGCCGACATCGATGAACATGGCCTACGTCCCGGCCTCCCTCGCGCTTCTCTCACTGATCCTTCTCTACGCGCTCTCGCTCGTCGGCGATCCCCGGCTAACAAATCGTGCCCGTCTGGCGCGCCTGCTTTCCTCAAAATCTGGAGCTTAA